A window of the Burkholderia sp. 9120 genome harbors these coding sequences:
- a CDS encoding VOC family protein — protein MTILGIEQIIYGVTDLAACRRFFADWGLKEVAHDETHARFETLNGCTVLAVDANDASLPPAFEEGPTLREVTWGVATKAELDALRGRFAGQPGHFETDDAVGCIDPNGMAIRVEVTRKRALDIHGSPSNVWGQTLRVDQPSTIYERAEPVEVGHVVFFTNQLAEQEKFYQELLGFEMSDRYPGRGAFMRCAPHGGHHDIFLLALPGGKRGLNHVAFTVRDIHEVFGGGMHISRCGWDTQLGPGRHPVSSAYFWYFQNPAGGLIEYYADEDQLTPDWQPRDFEPGPTVFAEWAIDGGIDGNTRRQKNAKAPEGKFMTERKND, from the coding sequence TGAACAGATTATTTACGGCGTGACGGATCTGGCCGCCTGCCGCCGCTTTTTCGCGGACTGGGGCTTGAAGGAAGTCGCGCACGACGAAACGCATGCGCGCTTCGAAACGCTGAACGGTTGCACGGTGCTCGCGGTGGACGCGAATGACGCGTCGCTGCCGCCCGCGTTCGAAGAAGGCCCGACGTTGCGCGAAGTGACCTGGGGCGTCGCCACGAAAGCGGAACTCGACGCACTGCGCGGCCGCTTTGCCGGTCAACCGGGTCATTTCGAAACCGACGACGCGGTCGGCTGTATCGATCCGAACGGTATGGCGATTCGCGTGGAAGTGACCCGCAAGCGCGCGCTCGACATTCACGGCTCGCCGTCGAACGTGTGGGGGCAAACCTTGCGCGTCGATCAGCCGTCGACGATTTACGAGCGCGCCGAACCGGTCGAAGTCGGTCACGTGGTGTTCTTCACCAACCAGCTCGCCGAACAGGAAAAGTTCTATCAGGAACTGCTCGGCTTCGAGATGTCGGACCGCTATCCGGGCCGCGGCGCGTTCATGCGTTGCGCGCCGCACGGCGGCCACCACGACATTTTTCTGCTGGCGTTGCCGGGCGGCAAGCGCGGTCTGAATCACGTCGCGTTCACCGTGCGCGATATCCACGAAGTGTTCGGCGGCGGCATGCATATCAGCCGCTGCGGTTGGGATACGCAGCTTGGACCGGGACGGCATCCGGTGTCGTCGGCGTACTTCTGGTACTTCCAGAATCCGGCCGGCGGCCTGATCGAGTACTACGCCGACGAAGATCAACTCACGCCCGACTGGCAGCCGCGTGACTTCGAACCGGGTCCGACCGTGTTCGCCGAATGGGCGATCGACGGCGGCATCGACGGTAATACGCGGCGGCAGAAGAACGCGAAGGCGCCGGAAGGCAAGTTCATGACGGAGCGGAAAAATGACTGA
- a CDS encoding MFS transporter — protein MRTIDNTMGDRSSAGVSGPVTRGSIIARLERLPGNAMQVRARILIGLATFFDGFDVIAIAATLPILIAKWHLTPWEIGFLIGSGSVGQLIGAFVFPWYAERKGRVRAIALSSGIIGVTSIACGFAPTFAAFLVLRVIQGLGLGGELPVAATYINEISRAHGRGRFVLLYEIVFPVGLLASNALGAWIVPRFGWQVMYFIGGMPLILFFVLRKLVPESPRWLAERERMADADAAVHAFERATKGPLPPVTQSAEFEAMVNRHPKRRMSDLFGPAYLKRTLAVAMLWVTCGFIQYGLSTWLPTIYRTVYHAPLQLALNLAVAASVLGVVGSLTCALLVDKVGRKPIINLSFVACAISLLLAGVFHDSSVYVVATCCAFSLGFLACGFITAYVYTPELYPTSIRAMGCGVGGAWLKVAAIFAPAIVSKTMIGGNLQVAFYILAAVPFVAAIAVHFLGIETKGKVLEQLEA, from the coding sequence ATGAGAACTATCGATAACACTATGGGGGACCGCAGCAGCGCCGGTGTCTCAGGCCCTGTCACCCGGGGCTCGATCATCGCGCGTCTGGAGCGTTTGCCAGGCAACGCGATGCAGGTGCGCGCGCGTATTTTGATCGGACTCGCGACGTTCTTCGACGGCTTCGACGTGATCGCCATCGCGGCCACGCTGCCGATTCTGATCGCGAAGTGGCATCTGACACCGTGGGAGATCGGCTTTCTGATCGGCTCCGGTTCGGTCGGGCAACTGATCGGCGCGTTCGTGTTTCCGTGGTACGCGGAACGCAAGGGCCGCGTGCGGGCGATTGCGCTGAGCTCGGGGATTATCGGCGTTACCAGTATTGCGTGCGGTTTTGCGCCGACGTTTGCCGCTTTCTTGGTGCTGCGCGTGATTCAGGGTTTGGGGCTCGGCGGCGAACTGCCGGTGGCCGCGACGTACATCAACGAGATCAGCCGTGCGCATGGTCGCGGCCGTTTCGTGCTGTTGTATGAAATCGTTTTTCCAGTCGGGCTGCTCGCGTCGAATGCGTTGGGCGCCTGGATCGTGCCGCGTTTCGGCTGGCAGGTCATGTACTTTATCGGCGGCATGCCGTTGATTCTGTTCTTCGTGTTGCGCAAGCTCGTGCCGGAATCGCCGCGCTGGCTCGCCGAACGTGAACGGATGGCCGACGCCGACGCCGCCGTGCATGCGTTTGAACGCGCCACGAAGGGGCCGTTGCCGCCGGTGACGCAGTCGGCCGAATTCGAAGCGATGGTCAATCGTCATCCGAAGCGCCGTATGAGCGACCTGTTCGGTCCGGCGTATCTGAAGCGCACGCTCGCCGTGGCGATGCTGTGGGTGACCTGCGGCTTCATTCAGTACGGTCTCTCGACCTGGCTGCCGACGATCTATCGCACGGTCTATCACGCGCCGCTGCAACTGGCGCTGAACCTGGCGGTGGCGGCTTCGGTGCTGGGCGTGGTGGGGTCGCTGACCTGCGCGCTGCTGGTGGATAAGGTGGGACGCAAGCCGATTATCAATCTGTCGTTTGTGGCATGCGCGATTTCATTGCTGCTGGCCGGCGTGTTCCACGATTCGTCGGTGTATGTGGTGGCGACGTGCTGCGCGTTCTCGCTCGGGTTCCTGGCTTGCGGGTTTATCACGGCGTATGTGTACACGCCGGAGTTGTACCCGACCAGTATCCGTGCGATGGGCTGCGGCGTTGGCGGCGCGTGGTTGAAGGTGGCGGCGATTTTCGCACCGGCTATCGTGTCGAAGACGATGATCGGCGGTAACTTGCAGGTCGCGTTTTATATTCTCGCGGCTGTGCCGTTTGTTGCGGCGATCGCGGTGCATTTTCTTGGGATCGAGACCAAGGGCAAGGTGCTGGAGCAGTTGGAGGCTTGA
- a CDS encoding FAD-dependent oxidoreductase, with amino-acid sequence MTDAAVAKAQAAHEGLEAPRTIVVIGGGQAAGWVVKTLRKEGFDGRLVMIADEVHLPYERPPLSKAVLAGEADIDTVRLVKPDDFDALNVEAWQPDCANLIDREQRIVRTQSGREVQYDRLVIATGGAARRLPDALVKTSHIAYLRTLDEAVALGERLRASRRVLVVGGGWIGLEVAATARKLGVEASVVEGAPRLCARSLPPMVSSFLLDLHRANGVDVRLNASLVKLEDHPNDANRIRATFADGSTLDADFAVCGIGLTPHTALAEAAGVKVEDGIVVDHFGATDDPRIFACGDVANHPSAWLKRRVRLESWANAQNQAISTAKALLGHFEPYADIPWFWSDQYDVNLQILGDIPADAQLAVRGDLPGKRATLFHLEDGAIRGVIAINTPRELKLSRKWMNQGRTIDLATLTDASTALA; translated from the coding sequence ATGACTGACGCTGCTGTTGCCAAGGCGCAAGCCGCACACGAAGGACTCGAAGCGCCGCGCACGATCGTCGTGATCGGCGGCGGACAGGCGGCCGGCTGGGTCGTCAAGACGCTGCGCAAGGAAGGCTTCGACGGCCGTCTCGTGATGATCGCCGACGAAGTGCATCTGCCGTACGAACGCCCGCCGTTGTCGAAAGCGGTGCTGGCCGGCGAAGCGGATATCGACACCGTGCGTCTCGTGAAGCCCGACGACTTCGACGCGTTGAACGTGGAAGCGTGGCAGCCGGATTGCGCGAACTTGATCGACCGTGAACAACGTATCGTGCGCACGCAGTCGGGCCGCGAAGTGCAGTACGACCGTCTGGTGATTGCCACGGGCGGCGCGGCGCGCCGTTTGCCGGACGCGCTCGTCAAGACCTCGCACATTGCCTATCTGCGCACGCTCGACGAAGCCGTCGCGCTCGGTGAGCGGCTGCGTGCGAGTCGACGTGTGCTGGTGGTGGGCGGCGGCTGGATCGGCCTCGAAGTCGCGGCCACCGCGCGCAAGCTCGGTGTGGAAGCGTCGGTGGTCGAAGGCGCGCCACGTCTGTGTGCGCGTTCGTTGCCGCCGATGGTCTCCAGTTTCCTGCTCGACCTGCATCGCGCGAATGGCGTGGACGTGCGTCTGAATGCGTCGCTCGTGAAGCTCGAAGATCATCCGAACGACGCCAACCGGATTCGCGCGACGTTCGCGGACGGCTCGACGCTGGACGCCGATTTCGCCGTATGCGGCATCGGTCTGACGCCGCATACGGCGCTGGCCGAAGCGGCGGGCGTGAAGGTGGAAGACGGCATCGTGGTCGATCATTTCGGCGCGACCGACGATCCGCGCATTTTCGCGTGCGGCGACGTGGCCAATCATCCGAGCGCGTGGTTGAAGCGCCGCGTGCGGCTCGAATCGTGGGCCAATGCGCAGAACCAGGCGATCTCCACGGCGAAAGCGTTGCTCGGCCACTTCGAACCGTACGCGGATATTCCGTGGTTCTGGTCCGATCAGTACGACGTCAATCTGCAAATTCTCGGCGACATTCCGGCCGACGCGCAACTCGCCGTACGCGGCGATTTGCCGGGCAAACGCGCCACGCTGTTCCATCTGGAAGACGGCGCGATTCGCGGCGTAATCGCCATCAACACGCCGCGCGAACTGAAACTGTCGCGCAAATGGATGAACCAAGGCCGGACGATCGACCTTGCCACCCTGACCGACGCCTCGACGGCGCTTGCCTAA
- a CDS encoding PAAR domain-containing protein, translating into MALMSHHGTQLTFVGATVECPACCSMGKIVPRGPRWAGNLMGKQAALEGDVCACQCYPLPVMLASQSDMTMSFEAHELARMGFGSDGASINETPASDHWIRFALNGRGSCEGLGCRAHFADGSVAHGTFDANNIVHFERPNATPCQKVELAIDYEKPSRSLVHSLLSAMLE; encoded by the coding sequence ATTGCTCTCATGTCTCACCACGGAACGCAACTGACTTTCGTTGGCGCAACTGTCGAGTGCCCCGCATGCTGTTCCATGGGGAAAATCGTCCCGCGAGGTCCTCGGTGGGCAGGGAACCTAATGGGCAAACAAGCGGCGTTGGAAGGTGATGTTTGTGCATGTCAGTGTTACCCGCTTCCTGTGATGCTCGCTTCCCAGTCAGACATGACAATGAGTTTTGAAGCGCATGAGTTGGCTCGCATGGGGTTCGGTTCAGACGGCGCATCGATAAACGAAACGCCGGCAAGTGACCATTGGATACGGTTTGCTCTCAATGGAAGAGGAAGCTGTGAGGGTTTAGGGTGTCGTGCCCATTTTGCAGATGGCTCGGTCGCGCATGGGACGTTCGATGCTAACAACATTGTTCATTTTGAGCGGCCGAACGCTACTCCCTGCCAGAAAGTCGAGCTTGCGATCGACTATGAAAAGCCCTCTCGCTCGCTCGTCCACTCTCTGTTGTCTGCGATGTTGGAGTGA